The DNA sequence AACTAATTAGTTGTAGTACTTGTGGTGCCTTTCTCCATCTAGAAAACTTTCAATATTGCATTCTCTCTAAAACAATCCCAAATAACCTATACCTTATTTCCTCCGCTGAGGGAAAGGCCTCCTCTCGTTTCCACCTTATTTCCTTATGAATAAAACTACTTTGCCCTCTCATTTTGACTACTCTATTTGACCGctggtcaaaattttttttttttttttgtttttacttagtgattaaggaagtgattttaaatgtattgatgtattttttttttattttttaaaaatattaaaatgtattaaaaaaatatgaaaagaaaaaagaaaaaaaaaagaagaagaaaaccactgggtttttatttcattattttattcatagaCCAATATtgagagggtttttttttttaattttttttttaaatttttaatttttatagaaaTGATAATATCAGACCAATATTGAGAGTTGATTCTATCAGATATtgcataattttaattttaattgtaccATATATtgcataattttatttcttgattcgatattaaattatctaaaattacttattatattttacttacttaattattaattattttgtattatattaagaGAGAATAAAAGAAGGATAATTAAAATTAGtgggataaataatatttttcacaattttgagTTATTATCATGAAATAGCAACTTGCCAGCTTTTATctaaatatttctctttcacaacttttcaaaatatatcgATCGAAATTCATGTGTATATGAAATAATCAGAAAAATTCCAATGGCACTGAATTTATTTGAGAATCTTAAGAAACGCGATTGCTCCATACCATACATGATAAGCTTGTGATTGTCTAAAAATTCTTAACAAAGCTTGATTCTTTTTTCAtcgtttgaatattttatatgtaaataataaagaTTGTCGATAGAATGTGTCGGAAATTCACCGACCAAgatgtaaaacattttccttctccctcacgTGCACCATGCATTACATGCCCTAACTTGCCTCCCTGCAGCCTAGCGTTTTCAGCTAAAACACGTGGCTAGACTTCTCTCACCACACGACTTCGAACCATactaattaatctataaattcGTGTCTTTTGATTTCAGAAAAGAATCCTCAACTCGAGAAAGAGTTCGGCCTAGTGCTCTTTCACTTTCCTGAAGAAGTTGTCATTCCAATAAATAGGTTCTCTTAAGCCCTGCAAGCATTAACGTATAGCTCATCAAGCATATACATTCGCAAACAATATACGTAGAAAAGAAACCATGTTTTATTCCTTCCTATTCTTAATTACCATGGGGGACGTCAACCTTGGTTATGGCTCCACAGAAAAAATCATGTTGCCGATGCGTTTAACCTTGATCTCTGCCTTTCTTACCATGctcattattctttttcctctcaTATTATTCAAGTGGAAACCCCATGGAAAAACCTTCAAGCAAACTCCAGCGCTCCCACCAGGCCCAACTCCGTGGCCAATAGTTGGAAACCTCCCAGAAATGTGGAGGAATAAGCCAGCATTTCGGTGGATACTTGGCCTTCTGGAATCACTCAATACGGAAATCGCTTGTATACGTCTAGGTGGTGTTCATGTTATTCCGGTAACTTCACCGGAACTTGCCCGGGAGTTCTTGAAAAAACACGATATCGTGTTTGCATCAAGACCTCTTTTTTTGTCGAGTAAATATGCTACTCGCGGCTTTAAGTCGACAGCTTTGGTGCCGTGGGGAGATCaatggaagaagatgaaaaagttggtGGCTTCTGAGATAATTAACTCAAAAACAACTCGGTGGCTACTCAATAAAAGGACCGAAGAAGCTGATAATCTTGTTCGTTTCATTTATAATCAATGTAAGAATGCTGCGATTGACGGCCTTCCTGATGATCAGTCAATTAGTGGTTCAGTTGTGGACGTGAGACTTGTTGCACGTCATTACTGTGGAAATGTCATTCGGAAGATGATATTCAACAGAAGGTACTTTGGCAAAGGAAAGAAGGATGGAGGACCTGGAGTTGAGGAAGAACAACACATTGAATCACTTTTCACCATACTCGTCCATCTTAATGCATTTGCTTTATCGGATTACTTGCCATGCTTAACAGCACTAGATTTAGATGGTCATGGGAAGATTGTAAGTGAGGCTATGAAGATCGTTACGAGTTATGAAGATCCGGTCGTCGATGAGAGACTACGGCAATGGAGAGACGGGGAGAAGACGGAGGCCGAGGACTTGCTCGACGCTTTCATCTTGGCAAAGGATTCGAATGGGAAGGCAGCTTTTTCTGTGGAAGAGATCAAAGCTCAAATCACGGCaagacaaaaattaaatattaataagaataccTAATACCAtgcattttaatatataacattgcAAAATACTCACGTCTTTCACAAACCCTATATGATAGTACTGTTTTTCTCTCCTATTCTAAATATCCATACTAATCTTAgttttgtagaaaatatttaaatctaaataaatgaagttttcaataattaatatctattaATCATTTACTTGAATTGTTTTCAATCATGTGCGTGCAGGAACTGATGCTTGCAACAGTGGATAATCCTTCCAACTGCATAGAGTGGACACTGGCTGAAATGCTCAACCAACCGGAGCTCCTCCAAAAAGCTGTTGAAGAAATTGACAGGGTAGTGGGAAAGAAAAGATGGGTTGAAGAATCCGATATTCCACAGCTGAATTATGTCAAGGCTTGTGCAAGGGAAGGTTTCCGGCTTCACCCAATTGCACCATTTAACGTCCCCCATGTCTCAATGCAAGACGCGACTGTGGCTGGCTATTTCATCCCGAAAGGAAGTCATGTCATCTTGAGCCGATATGGTCTCGGCCGCAACCCTCGCGTTTGGAAAGAACCCTTGAGGTTCAAACCAGATCGACATCTGAAGAAGAAGGAGGATGGATCGTCGATGGCCGATTATCAGGAGGTGGAACTTGCAGAGCATGAGCTGCGCTTCATTTCGTTCAGTACGGGAAGGCGAGGTTGCATGGGCATCGCGCTCGGCTCTGCCATGACTGTGATGCTTTTGGCTAGGCTACTTCAAGGATTTTCATGGAGTTTGCCACCAAACCAAGAGGAGATTGACCTCTCTGAGACCATGGATGAACTTTTCATGGCCAAACCCTTACATGCACATGCAAACCCACGTCTGGCGGCTTCACTTTATCCCGCTTAATAAATCTTCTACTTAGAAGACTAATTCGATGCACTTGAGATTTCAGTTGGAAACTTGTATCCGTGCCTGCAATATGCTTTTTTATTGGTTAAGTTAAAAAGAATAGTAGTGCTCATACTTTTTAGTTGGTTGGTCCTTCGTTTCTACGTTTTAGTTGGGAGCGCTAATCATCAATAATTTGCTGTACGTACGTATAGGTCCTTGCAATGTATGCagtaatcaataaaaatatgtcTTTATCAATATTTCACTTCATGTTTCGTGAGAAGACACCATCGAGAAACAATTTGATCAATATGATCATTTGATTGAGTactatttatgatttttttttttatatataagaaatagacttcatttcatttcataaaagatGTTATATATTTGACTCAAATTATAAGTCAATCTAACATTTGTTGTAAGCATTCCCGTACACAAAATCATTGCGCCCGACATTGTCTAAACttcatgaaaattttcaaaaagagAGTATCATTCTCTGTAttaaaacagaggaaaaaacaCCCCGCATCAAAACTCCATCCTACATAGGAGGAGAAGTAAACAACACACCCATCCTCCTAATACGGAGGAAGGAGGAACCAAACACCGCTATGGACAaaagtccaatagcctatttcacTTTATTTACCTACGAATCAAAAACCCAACAaacaaacatcaacaaaaaacGCACCGACATAAAGTCGGAAATACAGTTTCAAAAGCAAACAACACCACCAAACAAAATTGGACAAACAAAATGGAAATCGATGATGGTGCGTGCATGACACACTCTACACTGGATAGGAGTTGTTTCGCTTGTCTAGATGTTGCCGAAGTCGTTGGGCTCTTAGCTTCCACGCATGGCGTCGACAGAAGATGAATCGCGATAGTTTGATAACTCCATGCGTTTCCTTTAAACCATGCGTTGGCACAACACGCCACTTTGATTGGCGCCCAATCTGGTCAACCGTAAGATCGGCAGGTGAGGCTTCTCCCGATGGTGCACGTGTCGGACGATGGTCACCGGAGAAGCTCGAAACGACTACCCCGGCCCTCTCacaatagttttaaattttaaagctATTTCTAAAACACGGTCCCTCTCTCT is a window from the Juglans regia cultivar Chandler chromosome 7, Walnut 2.0, whole genome shotgun sequence genome containing:
- the LOC108985183 gene encoding tryptophan N-monooxygenase CYP79A68-like codes for the protein MFYSFLFLITMGDVNLGYGSTEKIMLPMRLTLISAFLTMLIILFPLILFKWKPHGKTFKQTPALPPGPTPWPIVGNLPEMWRNKPAFRWILGLLESLNTEIACIRLGGVHVIPVTSPELAREFLKKHDIVFASRPLFLSSKYATRGFKSTALVPWGDQWKKMKKLVASEIINSKTTRWLLNKRTEEADNLVRFIYNQCKNAAIDGLPDDQSISGSVVDVRLVARHYCGNVIRKMIFNRRYFGKGKKDGGPGVEEEQHIESLFTILVHLNAFALSDYLPCLTALDLDGHGKIVSEAMKIVTSYEDPVVDERLRQWRDGEKTEAEDLLDAFILAKDSNGKAAFSVEEIKAQITELMLATVDNPSNCIEWTLAEMLNQPELLQKAVEEIDRVVGKKRWVEESDIPQLNYVKACAREGFRLHPIAPFNVPHVSMQDATVAGYFIPKGSHVILSRYGLGRNPRVWKEPLRFKPDRHLKKKEDGSSMADYQEVELAEHELRFISFSTGRRGCMGIALGSAMTVMLLARLLQGFSWSLPPNQEEIDLSETMDELFMAKPLHAHANPRLAASLYPA